The genomic DNA TGGCCCGGTCTTCAAAGAACCGTTTGGCCTGGGCGAACTGCGGGCTGATGACCATCCGGCCGGTCGTGTCGACGTAGCCCCACAGGTTGCCGACCTGAACCGGCGCCAGTCCGTCGCCGAAGTTGCCTCCGCCACTGTACTGGGGGCTGATGACCCACGCGCCAGTCTTGTTGATGTAGCCGAAGTTGGCCAGGCCGGTGCTGTCTTGCTGCCGGACCCATGCCCGTCCCTCGAAGAAGCTGCCCGCAGCGCTCATCATGGAGTCGGTCGTGATGGCCACATTGCCGGCAATGTTGATGAACTTGCACCACGGACCGACGTGGACCACGGCCAGGCTTTCGGAGAAGTCGAAGGCGGTGTAGTACTGCGGGCTGATGACTAGAGCACCGGTCGTGTCGATGTAACCGTACTTGTCGCCGGAGAGGACCCGCGCCCGCCCGCAGGAGAAGTATGACGCATAGTCGAATTGCGGGCTGATAACCAGTTCACCGGCAGAATCGATGTAGCCGAACTTGCTCCCGACTTTGACGGGTGCGAGACCTTCGGTGAACAGCGTGTCGCCGTCAAACTGCGGATTGATGACCACCTTGCCGGATTGGTCCATGTAGCCGTACTTGCCGCCGACCAGGATTGGAAACCGGCCGTCCGATTTCTGCTTGAACAGGTCACAGGAGACCGACACAAGCAGGACCAGCGCCAGAATAGGGGCAATCCGATGGTGTGTGCTCATGGTTTGTGCCTTTGGTTGTTCGCGCCTGGAGTGCTGACGGGCTATTCCTTCATCAGGTGGAAAGCCCGCACCTCAGATTCCCTGCCCTCGAAGTACTCCTCGTCGGTGTTTGTGACCTCACCGTCCATCTCGACGGAGTTATACACGAAGTTGAAGGTGGAGTTGTCGGTGGTTACTGTGAACATCTGGACACC from bacterium includes the following:
- a CDS encoding WG repeat-containing protein, whose amino-acid sequence is MSTHHRIAPILALVLLVSVSCDLFKQKSDGRFPILVGGKYGYMDQSGKVVINPQFDGDTLFTEGLAPVKVGSKFGYIDSAGELVISPQFDYASYFSCGRARVLSGDKYGYIDTTGALVISPQYYTAFDFSESLAVVHVGPWCKFINIAGNVAITTDSMMSAAGSFFEGRAWVRQQDSTGLANFGYINKTGAWVISPQYSGGGNFGDGLAPVQVGNLWGYVDTTGRMVISPQFAQAKRFFEDRAKVSVGGHWGYIDTTGRLIVSAQFIAGDRFCEGMAAVRSGTKVGYIDASGKVVVSPQFDGGCGFCDGLALVNVGGTPDTTCLVISGGKWGWIDKTGKYVWQPSE